A window from Calliopsis andreniformis isolate RMS-2024a chromosome 7, iyCalAndr_principal, whole genome shotgun sequence encodes these proteins:
- the LOC143181865 gene encoding small ribosomal subunit protein bS1-like, giving the protein MQSQNIQLIVCIRVIPGIKGLVHSSEITWIKSNSSVSNVVTRGQEVYVKILSIDTAKIFINTYPPGSIVSGEMKNNTGSYVSVAFNDSEIDENVKRTIYVKDLSWSRNSSDEIKKYKVGDKIEAKVIRANVNRARIYLGIKQTEYDSLEELIMKVKVEDKIQVIVGKRGDNGLVVEVDNDVTLPIDQEHLPENKKFSISEKIEVEVLDVEEYNIVLSAKR; this is encoded by the exons ATGCAGAGTCAAAATATCCAGTTGATAGTGTGCATAAGAGTTAT ACCTGGAATTAAGGGTTTAGTGCACTCGTCAGAAATAACCTGGATTAAGAGTAATTCATCAGTTAGTAATGTCGTAACAAGAGGACAAGAAGTATATGTaaaaattctcagtattgaCACTGCTAAGA TATTTATCAATACATATCCTCCTGGTTCTATTGTTTCTGGTGAAATGAAGAATAATACCGGCTCATATGTATCTGTTGCTTTCAATGATTCTGAAATAGATGAGAACGTAAAAAGGACAATATATGTAAAAGATTTAAGTTGGTCTAGAAATAGTTCAGATGAGATAAAGAAGTATAAGGTAGGTGATAAAATAGAAGCAAAAGTAATAAGGGCTAACGTGAATCGGGCAAGAATTTATCTTGGAATAAAACAAACAGAGTATGATTCTCTTGAAGAACTGataatgaaagttaaggtagaggataaaatacaggttATTGTAGGTAAGAGAGGAGATAATGGATTAGTCGTTGAAGTTGACAACGATGTAACCCTTCCAATAGATCAAGAACATTTACCGGAAAATAAAAAGTTTTCTATATCAGAAAAAATAGAAGTTGAAGTATTGGATGTTGAAGAATATAACATAGTATTATCTGCTAAGCGATAA
- the LOC143181864 gene encoding small ribosomal subunit protein bS1-like — protein sequence MWKELKIIMVMLFLLKAEAKRYKQPKISCINGCTVKIRILHCYLSFKVLSRKKAIKNEKWNKLEEDTVTRAEVSGVIKRSIKCGFIVDHVKDAKHLIETEQKFIVLKMDKKQGNIVVSRKLVLEKLHPGEKIKFLESLTEDDVIEGKIKSMTHYGVFVGIHESDVVGGIDGLLHITDISWSRVRHPSAVFACGQTRKVKIIKIDKENTKISLGVKQLEDSP from the exons ATGTggaaagaattgaagattattatggttatgttgTTCTTGTTAA AAGCAGAAGCTA AGAGATATAAACAACCAAAGATAAGTTGTATTAATGGCTGTACTGTGAAAATAAGAATATTACACTGTTATTTGTCGTTCAA AGTTCTTAGCCgtaaaaaagcaattaaaaacgAGAAATGGAATAAGTTGGAAGAAGATACAGTTACAAGAGCTGAAGTAAGCGGAGTTATTAAACGCTCAATTAAATGTGGTTTTATTGTTGATCATG TAAAAGACGCGAAGCACCTTATTGAAACTGAACAAAAGTTCATCGTGCTTAAAATGGATAAGAAGCAAGGTAATATTGTAGTATCAAGAAAGCTGGTATTAGAAAAATTGCACCCTggtgaaaaaattaaatttttagaaTCTTTAACTGAAGACGATGTAATAGaaggaaaaataaaaagcatGACTCATTACGGTGTATTTGTTGGTATTCATGAATCAGATGTAGTTGGAGGTATAGATGGATTGCTACATATTACAGATATCTCTTGGAGTAGAGTGAGACATCCATCTGCAGTTTTTGCTTGTGGCCAGACTAGAAAagttaaaattataaaaatagatAAGGAAAATACTAAAATTTCCTTGGGTGTGAAGCAGCTAGAAGATAGCCCTTGA
- the LOC143181860 gene encoding putative dihydroneopterin aldolase, translating into MQCNLLISDLRLWVHLGYSAEEKFHSQLVSVSIDFTFKSSPLGLTTGRLEDTTCYLEVVQSIQSHVQSKQFNLNDHLTHEIYRAIHNLLVQKQRIISFIKVTTHKVAPPVPGVHGDVLFTYCNILRKQEDN; encoded by the coding sequence atgcaatgtaaTCTTCTGATATCTGACCTGCGGCTTTGGGTTCATTTAGGATATAGTGCAGAAGAGAAGTTTCATTCTCAATTAGTTAGTGTTAGTATTGATTTTACCTTTAAATCCTCCCCTTTAGGACTTACAACTGGCCGGCTTGAGGATACTACATGCTACTTGGAGGtagttcagagtattcaatcTCACGTTCAAAGCAAGCAGTTCAATTTAAACGACCACTTAACCCATGAAATATACAGAGCCATTCATAATCTTTTGGTGCAGAAACAACGTATTATTTCTTTCATAAAAGTGACTACTCACAAAGTTGCACCACCCGTTCCCGGTGTGCATGGAGATGTTCTCTTTACTTATTGTAATATATTACGAAAACAGGAAGATAACTAA
- the LOC143181863 gene encoding dihydrofolate reductase-like gives MIVIGFMAVDPKGVIGINNVLPWHYASQLDHFRQVTDKQVIVMGRKTFEIIPQSILKDHIPVVFSRNELSSCFNRGIKCTIISSMQEFLSIQGSSKVFVIGGAQIAHLFLKYDLISEFIITEIHRLYKGDVYFDLTFLDGWHKTALAKTKIILYLG, from the coding sequence ATGATAGTTATCGGATTTATGGCTGTTGATCCCAAGGGGGTAATTGGAATAAATAATGTATTGCCCTGGCATTATGCAAGTCAGTTAGATCATTTTCGTCAGGTGACTGACAAACAAGTTATTGTTATGGGAAGAAAAACATTTGAGATAATACCCCAAAGCATATTAAAGGACCATATCCCTGTTGTTTTTTCTCGTAACGAGTTAAGTTCTTGTTTTAATAGAGGTATAAAGTGCACTATTATTTCTtctatgcaagagtttttgtcAATCCAAGGTAGTTCTAAAGTCTTCGTGATTGGTGGAGCACAAATAGCGCACCTTTTTTTGAAGTATGATCTAATCTCAGAGTTTATCATAACAGAAATTCACAGACTTTATAAAGGTGATGTATATTTCGACTTAACATTTCTTGATGGATGGCATAAAACCGCTCTTGCTAAAACAAAAATTATACTATATCTAGGTTAA
- the LOC143181859 gene encoding 4-aminobenzoate synthase-like has protein sequence MIRKEWKTTESLNNKSDALHLLNHPFYQSWNTGSLSLQALQTYAKEHYHHVAAFPRYINSTHFLCPDLKMRQILLGHLIEEEQCDENHPELWKRFAEGLGVTRSDLHKDAQIKEKQKLVDDYFDIVRSDFASGLGALYAYERQTPEVSKSKIEGLKKHYSIRDERSLQGFLEGMMNASVCY, from the exons ATGATC AGGAAAGAATGGAAAACTACTGAATCTTTGAATAATAAATCAGATGCGTTGCACTTACTAAATCATCCGTTCTACCAATCATGGAATACAGGAAGCTTAAGCTTGCAAGCTTTACAAACCTATGCTAAAGAACATTATCACCACGTTGCTGCGTTTCCTCGTTATATCAATAGCACACATTTTTTGTGCCCAGATCTAAAAATGCGACAAATTTTGCTTGGTCATTTGATAGAAGAAGAACAATGTGATGAAAATCACCCAGAGCTATGGAAACGTTTTGCTGAAGGGCTTGGTGTAACACGTTCTGATCTCCATAAGGATGCACAGATTAAAGAGAAACAGAAGTTAGTTGATGATTACTTTGATATTGTACGATCAGACTTTGCTTCCGGTTTGGGTGCACTTTATGCTTATGAACGTCAAACTCCAGAGGTTTCTAAGTCTAAAATTGAAGGTTTAAAAAAACACTATTCAATAAGGGATGAGCGTTCTCTTCAGGGTTTTCTGGAAGGGATGATGAACGCTAGTGTGTGTTATTAA
- the LOC143181861 gene encoding folate synthesis bifunctional protein-like, with amino-acid sequence MIYISIGSNIGNRVSHLQRAAQLLKECYFKDLKSSIILETKAILPNGAPPEWHKSFLNMIVYGSCSSSPEELLKGLKQIECDIGRPQVYEKWAPRVIDLINRLFLLHLMAMLNPMDNTAIINKMFGTVAYDISNIQDCFLKSFTLLPELVDGDPYYDADHATKQALQLVSDSASIVDLGAQSTRLGSLIQTAKAEYACLKPVFDNLNQYMKVGDIKVSIDSFWPDVILNVLEHYNIAWDNIIPDDTSTINHWAERNINRLLTLGFNQCSIIIDPGIGFGKSLYQNIWLLRNIEALQSFDCKVLDETIALSPALHNKVDFLRVHNVRDHMQFFVAQAALQ; translated from the exons ATGATCTATATTTCTATTGGCTCAAATATAGGAAATCGCGTTTCCCATTTACAAAGAGCTGCTCAGTTACTAAAGGAATGCTATTTTAAAGATTTAAAGTCTTCGATCATTCTAGAAACTAAGGCCATTTTACCaaacggtgctccacctgagtgGCATAAGTCATTTCTCAACATGATTGTCTATGGAAGTTGTTCTTCTTCTCCCGAAGAGCTATTAAAAGGTCTAAAACAAATTGAGTGTGATATTGGCCGTCCGCAGGTCTATGAAAAGTGGGCACCTCGCGTTATTGATTTGATAAACAGACTATTTTTGCTTCACTTAATGGCAATGCTAAACCCTATGGATAATACTGCAATAATCAACAAGATGTTCGGTACTGTTGCTTATGATATCTCTAACATTCAAGATTGTTTTTTAAAGAGTTTTACGCTTTTGCCAGAGCTTGTGG ATGGTGATCCTTATTATGATGCAGATCATGCAACCAAGCAAGCACTGCAACTAGTATCAGACAGTGCAAGTATAGTTGATCTTGGTGCTCAATCAACAAGACTTGGCTCCTTAATACAAACTGCAAAAGCAGAATATGCATGCTTAAAACCAGTGTTTGATAATCTCAATCAGTATATGAAAGTCGGTGATATTAAAGTCAGTATTGACAGCTTCTGGCCAGACgttattttaaatgttttgGAACACTACAACATTGCCTGG GATAACATCATTCCAGATGACACTAGTACCATAAACCATTGGGCAGAAAGGAACATTAATAGATTACTAACTCTAGGttttaatcaatgttcaataattatTGATCCTGGTATTGGTTTTGGAAAATCTCTATATCAGAATATCTGGCTTTTACGCAATATAGAAGCATTGCAAAGTTTTGACTGCAAAGTTCTGGATG AAACAATTGCTTTATCACCTGCATTGCACAACAAGGTTGATTTCCTTCGAGTGCATAATGTGCGTGATCACATGCAATTTTTTGTAGCTCAAGCTGCTTTACAGTGA